The Paenibacillus sp. YPG26 genome includes a window with the following:
- a CDS encoding TetR family transcriptional regulator, whose protein sequence is MNHNDCDIKMRILLSAKKLFAKQGYEGTSVRQICEDAGANVALISYHFGGKEKVFTALFEKFFPGKLMSDYSEQLSEPLPGLRLLISEVIHFTFKDRELSSIIQQEVMLDSPRRDIVMEFLYPVWSKVKELLIEGKEEGLFDFDSLSNTLLMVIGAALAHKRVYDFERLIADEEMNPEQIPEQTVKFILRGLGVNEV, encoded by the coding sequence ATGAATCATAACGATTGCGACATCAAGATGCGTATCCTGTTATCCGCCAAGAAGCTTTTTGCCAAACAGGGGTATGAGGGCACGAGTGTACGGCAGATCTGTGAGGATGCGGGGGCCAATGTGGCGCTGATCTCTTACCATTTCGGGGGGAAAGAAAAGGTGTTCACAGCCTTGTTCGAGAAGTTCTTCCCGGGTAAATTAATGAGCGATTACAGCGAGCAGCTTAGCGAACCGCTTCCGGGTCTTCGGCTGCTCATCTCGGAGGTTATTCATTTCACCTTTAAGGATAGGGAGCTTAGCAGTATTATTCAGCAGGAAGTGATGCTGGATTCACCCCGCAGGGATATCGTCATGGAATTTTTGTATCCGGTATGGAGCAAGGTAAAGGAACTGCTGATCGAAGGGAAGGAAGAGGGCCTGTTCGATTTCGACTCGCTGAGCAATACGCTGCTTATGGTAATAGGAGCGGCTCTTGCCCACAAACGGGTATATGATTTTGAACGCTTAATTGCAGATGAAGAGATGAACCCGGAGCAAATCCCGGAACAGACAGTCAAATTTATTCTAAGAGGGTTAGGAGTGAATGAGGTATGA